The proteins below are encoded in one region of Silene latifolia isolate original U9 population chromosome 2, ASM4854445v1, whole genome shotgun sequence:
- the LOC141643758 gene encoding putative serine/threonine-protein kinase PBL7 isoform X2: MIDFFCCGWRKGRKYEEFDGNRCPSSKASRISNLNLEGSEHGLKGDGESNNSAPAIKDEMQDNNNDDNNSNNNNSNTNRDKARIFSYRELATATRNFHPDTFLGEGGFGSVFKGKLVGTNEVVAVKKLNPTGIQGEKEFLVEILMLSLLRHPNLVNMIGYCAEGTQRLLVLEFMPLGSLEAHLHDLQPGVEPLDWDTRMKIAAGAAKGVDYLHREAQPPVIFRDLKPSNILLDEGFHPKLSDFGLAKFGPDDNSSHVSTRVMGTQGYCAPEYAETGKLTVKSDTFSFGVVLLELITGRKAFDMTRLGGKTSLVDWALPLLHDRRGHSKLADPRLNGQYPVSALRKAVDVAAMCLREDAKRRPKMNEVAEAMDFLTTLKGGPPRSASVENISTVSISPKETIKAMSQPVNREQAVAEAKMWGQKWREMRQQSAVSTSTWATQAQ, from the exons ATGATCGATTTTTTTTGTTGTGGATGGAGGAAAGGGAGAaaatatgaggaatttgatggAAATAGATGCCCTTCTTCGAAAGCTTCTAGAATCTCTAATCTTAATCTTG AAGGCAGTGAACATGGGTTGAAAGGTGATGGAGAGTCCAATAACAGCGCACCTGCGATTAAGGATGAAATGCAGGACAATAACAACGAcgacaacaacagcaacaacaacaacagcaacaccAACAGAGATAAGGCTAGAATTTTCAGCTACAGAGAGCTTGCAACTGCTACCAGAAACTTTCATCCAGACACCTTTCTTGGAGAAGGTGGATTTGGGTCTGTTTTCAAGGGAAAACTTGTGGGTACTAATGAG GTTGTCGCTGTCAAAAAGCTTAATCCGACAGGTATTCAAGGCGAGAAGGAGTTTCTGGTGGAAATTCTTATGCTTTCTCTTCTACGCCACCCAAATCTTGTAAATATGATTGGTTACTGTGCCGAAGGCACCCAGCGTCTTCTTGTCCTTGAATTCATGCCTTTGGGATCATTGGAAGCTCATCTTCATG ATCTTCAACCTGGCGTGGAACCTCTGGACTGGGATACCAGAATGAAAATAGCTGCTGGTGCAGCAAAAGGAGTGGACTACTTGCATAGGGAAGCACAACCGCCTGTTATATTCAGAGACCTAAAGCCATCAAATATTCTGCTAGATGAGGGATTCCACCCGAAGCTGTCTGATTTTGGGCTTGCTAAGTTTGGTCCGGATGATAATAGTTCTCATGTCTCCACTAGAGTCATGGGCACTCAGGGGTATTGCGCCCCCGAGTATGCTGAAACTGGCAAATTGACTGTCAAGTCGGACACTTTCAGTTTTGGAGTGGTCTTGTTGGAACTTATTACTGGGCGCAAAGCATTTGACATGACTCGTCTAGGCGGAAAAACTTCTCTTGTTGATTGG GCACTTCCTCTACTGCATGATCGAAGAGGACATTCGAAGTTAGCAGACCCTCGTCTAAATGGACAATATCCAGTGTCAGCACTGCGAAAGGCAGTAGATGTAGCAGCAATGTGCCTGAGAGAAGATGCGAAACGAAGGCCAAAGATGAATGAGGTGGCAGAGGCCATGGATTTTCTTACAACGCTTAAAGGTGGGCCCCCACGCAGTGCATCAGTGGAAAATATCTCGACAGTGTCTATCAGTCCGAAGGAAACAATAAAGGCGATGAGCCAACCTGTCAACCGAGAGCAGGCTGTAGCCGAAGCCAAAATGTGGGGTCAGAAATGGAGAGAAATGAGACAGCAAAGTGCAGTTTCCACCTCTACTTGGGCCACCCAAGCTCAATAG
- the LOC141643754 gene encoding uncharacterized protein LOC141643754 — MGSTFNPQILVEKLAKLNSSQQSIETLSHWCIFHMNKSKLVVETWDKQFHCSARDQKLPFLYLANDILQNSRRKGVEFVAEFWRVLPEALRDVIRNGDDAERNAARRLISIWDDRKVFGSRGHILKEEFVSTPPENSNRSGRQPNPKLRQRVGNVLDKIASDFEMLYGGELDEDALMTRCASTISILEKVVKDFGSGVIPGKLGGSGSTEEIQGQHVSLRECIEQLTTLESSRANLVSHLRDALQEEESKLDQLRSQLQVAQLQSDQVTTICLQFSNSDNMALDEQGSSVPPGYTLGESQAPPVIYTRQASLSDNKPASDEDESRKSAAAAVAAKLTASTSSAEMLSLALTSLVSGAAFGNNNNNNNSTGTQESPTDHRLEKRAKLENEPSSFASPAAVPPPPPPQNQQPPPPSSPFLQNGNNNTATSQQMTPSEQPPPPSSSPPPLPPLPTIMPPYPMPPQYIQTVGSMSNVAYTYGVSPQPPQPLCAPGYMPVGAPYGPPGNQFQPYQVSEGGFYTPPSTVPMASMSHQQSL; from the exons ATGGGTAGTACTTTTAACCCTCAAATTCTCGTGGAGAAGTTAGCTAAGCTCAACAGTTCTCAACAGAGCATAGAGA CTTTATCGCATTGGTGCATTTTCCACATGAATAAATCCAAACTTGTGGTTGAGACATGGGATAAGCAATTTCACTGCTCTGCACGTGACCAAAAGTTGCCTTTTTTGTATCTTGCAAATGATATTCTTCAAAATAGTCGAAGGAAGGGTGTAGAGTTTGTTGCTGAATTTTGGAGGGTTCTTCCTGAAGCTCTTCGTGATGTTATACGGAATGGGGATGATGCTGAGAGAAACGCTGCTCGTAGACTG ATTAGTATATGGGATGATAGAAAGGTTTTTGGCTCTCGTGGACACATTCTCAAGGAGGAGTTTGTGAGCACACCACCAGAAAACAGTAACAGAAGTGGGAGACAGCCCAATCCCAAACTT AGACAACGTGTTGGAAATGTGTTAGATAAGATAGCTTCAGATTTTGAAATGCTATATGGTGGTGAATTGGATGAAGATGCTTTGATGACTAGATGTGCAAGTACTATTAGCATTTTGGAGAAAGTAGTCAAGGATTTTGGCAGCGGAGTTATTCCAG GGAAATTGGGTGGATCTGGATCTACTGAGGAAATTCAAGGACAGCATGTATCACTAAGGGAGTGCATCGAGCAGCTGACAACACTTGAATCATCAAGGGCAAATCTTGTGTCTCATTTGCGAGATGCTCTTCAAGAAGAG GAATCTAAGCTGGATCAGTTACGAAGTCAACTTCAA GTCGCTCAGTTGCAATCGGACCAAGTTACAACAATTTGTTTGCAGTTCAGTAACTCCGACAATATGGCACTAGATGAGCAAGGTTCCTCAGTGCCACCTGGCTATACACTTGGAGAAAGTCAAGCGCCACCTGTCATTTACACAAGGCAAGCATCTTTATCCGATAACAAACCTGCTTCTGACGAGGATGAGTCCCGAAaatctgctgctgctgctgtggcagCTAAGCTCACTGCATCaacttcttcagccgagatgctTAGCCTTGCCCTTACTTCCTTGGTTTCCGGTGCTGCATTtggtaataacaataataataataattcaactGGGACCCAAGAATCTCCGACTGATCACCGATTGGAAAAAAGAGCCAAGCTTGAAAACGAGCCGTCTTCCTTTGCGTCCCCTGCAGCTGTACCACCCCCTCCACCACCTCAAAATCAGCAACCGCCACCACCATCGTCACCTTTCCTGCAAAATGGCAATAATAACACCGCAACCAGTCAACAGATGACACCTAGCGAGCAGCCGCCGCCACCGTCCTCTTCTCCTCCCCCTCTACCCCCATTACCGACAATCATGCCACCGTACCCTATGCCACCTCAGTACATTCAGACCGTTGGATCAATGTCGAACGTGGCATATACCTATGGCGTGTCCCCACAGCCACCACAACCCCTTTGTGCGCCAGGGTACATGCCTGTCGGGGCCCCATATGGACCCCCGGGTAATCAATTCCAACCTTATCAGGTATCAGAAGGCGGGTTTTACACTCCTCCATCTACAGTGCCAATGGCTTCTATGTCTCATCAGCAGAGTTTGTAA
- the LOC141643756 gene encoding replication protein A 70 kDa DNA-binding subunit B-like — protein MIDAEIPEVRDFIKRMGSGCRTSVTLTHLSSHSDTIADELLEPATRRTIDEIRESQEEGYYVTLATVKGFDTKYKWFIESCKTCKSAVELDDKGKWVCNAKCEGYAKFVVLRYKVRVNVVDHTGNATFILFDSQVSNLIQQSAKDLRDNQLQHGDPDAYPSELDALLDRKFIFRIKVHPKYNLTKGWDSYSVNKLSEDPVLIEKYIGTCKTMPVRFRK, from the exons ATGATTGATGCTGAGATCCCTGAAGTCCGTGATTTCATAAAGAG GATGGGAAGTGGATGTAGAACATCAGTGACATTGACCCATCTTTCAAGTCACTCTGACACAATTGCAGACGAGCTACTAGAACCAGCTACAAGGAGGACAATTGACGAAATTAGAGAAAGCCAAGAG GAAGGATACTATGTAACCTTAGCCACTGTGAAAGGGTTTGACACCAAATATAAATGGTTTATAGAGAGTTGCAAGACATGTAAATCAGCAGTGGAGTTGGATGACAAAGGGAAATGGGTTTGTAATGCCAAATGTGAAGGATATGCAAAATTTGTGGTACTCAG GTACAAAGTAAGGGTTAATGTAGTAGATCATACTGGAAATGCGACATTTATATTATTTGATTCCCAAGTCTCGAATTTGATACAACAATCTGCTAAAGACTTAAGAGATAACCAACTTCAG CACGGGGATCCAGATGCTTATCCGAGTGAACTTGATGCACTACTTGATCGAAAGTTCATCTTTAGGATCAAAGTTCATCCGAAGTACAATCTTACCAAGGGCTGGGATTCATATAGTGTTAACAAGCTTTCTGAAGATCCCGTTCTTATCGAGAAATACATAGGAACCTGCAAAACAATGCCGGTACGTTTTAGAAAATAA
- the LOC141643758 gene encoding putative serine/threonine-protein kinase PBL7 isoform X1, producing the protein MRNLMEIDALLRKLLESLILILEVILCLCGMSELDYLRFILFLVDLVEGSEHGLKGDGESNNSAPAIKDEMQDNNNDDNNSNNNNSNTNRDKARIFSYRELATATRNFHPDTFLGEGGFGSVFKGKLVGTNEVVAVKKLNPTGIQGEKEFLVEILMLSLLRHPNLVNMIGYCAEGTQRLLVLEFMPLGSLEAHLHDLQPGVEPLDWDTRMKIAAGAAKGVDYLHREAQPPVIFRDLKPSNILLDEGFHPKLSDFGLAKFGPDDNSSHVSTRVMGTQGYCAPEYAETGKLTVKSDTFSFGVVLLELITGRKAFDMTRLGGKTSLVDWALPLLHDRRGHSKLADPRLNGQYPVSALRKAVDVAAMCLREDAKRRPKMNEVAEAMDFLTTLKGGPPRSASVENISTVSISPKETIKAMSQPVNREQAVAEAKMWGQKWREMRQQSAVSTSTWATQAQ; encoded by the exons atgaggaatttgatggAAATAGATGCCCTTCTTCGAAAGCTTCTAGAATCTCTAATCTTAATCTTG GAGGTTATACTATGTTTATGTGGTATGTCCGAATTAGATTACTTGAggttcattcttttcttggtggATCTTGTAGAAGGCAGTGAACATGGGTTGAAAGGTGATGGAGAGTCCAATAACAGCGCACCTGCGATTAAGGATGAAATGCAGGACAATAACAACGAcgacaacaacagcaacaacaacaacagcaacaccAACAGAGATAAGGCTAGAATTTTCAGCTACAGAGAGCTTGCAACTGCTACCAGAAACTTTCATCCAGACACCTTTCTTGGAGAAGGTGGATTTGGGTCTGTTTTCAAGGGAAAACTTGTGGGTACTAATGAG GTTGTCGCTGTCAAAAAGCTTAATCCGACAGGTATTCAAGGCGAGAAGGAGTTTCTGGTGGAAATTCTTATGCTTTCTCTTCTACGCCACCCAAATCTTGTAAATATGATTGGTTACTGTGCCGAAGGCACCCAGCGTCTTCTTGTCCTTGAATTCATGCCTTTGGGATCATTGGAAGCTCATCTTCATG ATCTTCAACCTGGCGTGGAACCTCTGGACTGGGATACCAGAATGAAAATAGCTGCTGGTGCAGCAAAAGGAGTGGACTACTTGCATAGGGAAGCACAACCGCCTGTTATATTCAGAGACCTAAAGCCATCAAATATTCTGCTAGATGAGGGATTCCACCCGAAGCTGTCTGATTTTGGGCTTGCTAAGTTTGGTCCGGATGATAATAGTTCTCATGTCTCCACTAGAGTCATGGGCACTCAGGGGTATTGCGCCCCCGAGTATGCTGAAACTGGCAAATTGACTGTCAAGTCGGACACTTTCAGTTTTGGAGTGGTCTTGTTGGAACTTATTACTGGGCGCAAAGCATTTGACATGACTCGTCTAGGCGGAAAAACTTCTCTTGTTGATTGG GCACTTCCTCTACTGCATGATCGAAGAGGACATTCGAAGTTAGCAGACCCTCGTCTAAATGGACAATATCCAGTGTCAGCACTGCGAAAGGCAGTAGATGTAGCAGCAATGTGCCTGAGAGAAGATGCGAAACGAAGGCCAAAGATGAATGAGGTGGCAGAGGCCATGGATTTTCTTACAACGCTTAAAGGTGGGCCCCCACGCAGTGCATCAGTGGAAAATATCTCGACAGTGTCTATCAGTCCGAAGGAAACAATAAAGGCGATGAGCCAACCTGTCAACCGAGAGCAGGCTGTAGCCGAAGCCAAAATGTGGGGTCAGAAATGGAGAGAAATGAGACAGCAAAGTGCAGTTTCCACCTCTACTTGGGCCACCCAAGCTCAATAG